The proteins below are encoded in one region of Luteolibacter sp. Y139:
- a CDS encoding homocysteine S-methyltransferase family protein, which translates to MPRPDPTAELQKALRQRILVLDGAMGTTIRTYGLAEKDARGSRFADSKKDLLNNGDILSITRPDVIGDIHKRFYEAGSDICETNTFSATSIAQSEFFVDDPREHGGIKDPEFFQKIMDDPMLRELAWELNVQSSLLCRKWADNIGSDTGIKRYVAGAIGPLTVSLSTSPDANDAGFRTVTFDQVKEDYTRQVRALIEGGCDILMVETIFDALNAKAALVAIQEVFDADGLKLPIIVSAAVGRGGETMISAQKVEAMWNAVAHVNPLAVGLNCSLGPDLMKPHLEELAKVSASHISCYPNAGLPNPLAPTGFDLEPPHMNAYMKEFALDGLLNLAGGCCGNTPEHVAAIAEGVKGIAPREVPVVED; encoded by the coding sequence ATGCCGCGTCCTGACCCCACTGCCGAGCTCCAGAAGGCTCTCCGCCAGCGCATTCTCGTCCTCGACGGGGCGATGGGCACCACCATCCGCACCTACGGGCTGGCGGAAAAGGACGCCCGCGGCAGCCGCTTCGCCGACTCGAAAAAGGACCTGCTGAACAACGGCGACATCCTCTCGATCACTCGCCCGGACGTCATCGGCGACATCCACAAGCGCTTCTACGAGGCCGGCTCGGATATCTGCGAAACGAACACCTTCTCCGCGACCTCCATCGCGCAGAGCGAGTTCTTCGTCGATGACCCGCGCGAGCACGGCGGCATCAAGGACCCCGAGTTCTTCCAGAAGATCATGGACGATCCGATGCTCCGCGAACTCGCGTGGGAGCTGAATGTCCAGTCATCGCTCCTCTGCCGCAAGTGGGCGGACAACATCGGCAGCGACACCGGCATCAAGCGCTACGTCGCCGGAGCCATCGGGCCGCTTACGGTTTCCCTGAGCACCTCGCCGGACGCGAACGACGCGGGCTTCCGCACCGTGACCTTCGATCAGGTGAAGGAAGACTACACCCGCCAGGTCCGCGCCCTGATCGAAGGCGGCTGCGACATCCTGATGGTGGAAACGATCTTCGACGCCCTGAACGCGAAAGCCGCCCTCGTCGCGATCCAGGAAGTCTTCGATGCCGATGGCCTGAAGCTCCCCATCATCGTCAGCGCCGCCGTCGGCCGTGGCGGCGAAACCATGATCTCCGCCCAGAAGGTCGAAGCCATGTGGAATGCCGTCGCCCACGTCAATCCACTCGCCGTCGGCCTGAACTGCTCGCTCGGCCCCGACCTGATGAAGCCGCACTTGGAAGAACTGGCAAAGGTCTCCGCGAGCCACATCTCCTGTTACCCGAACGCCGGCCTGCCTAACCCGCTCGCACCGACCGGCTTCGACCTTGAGCCGCCGCACATGAATGCCTACATGAAGGAGTTCGCCTTAGACGGCCTCCTGAACCTCGCCGGTGGCTGCTGCGGCAACACTCCCGAACACGTCGCCGCCATCGCCGAAGGCGTGAAGGGCATCGCCCCGCGCGAAGTGCCCGTGGTAGAGGATTGA
- a CDS encoding GxxExxY protein, with translation MATKEDLNRLSGVIIDAAIEVHREMGPGLLERVYEASLAKELLSRGISSIQQLPQPVIYKGEALEDEGYRIDLLVENSVIVELKTVAQLLPIHECQLLTYLRLSGKHLGLLINFHVPLLKDGIKRLVHQFPFE, from the coding sequence ATGGCGACCAAAGAGGATCTGAACCGACTTTCAGGAGTCATCATTGATGCGGCCATCGAGGTTCACCGTGAAATGGGTCCGGGATTGCTTGAACGAGTCTACGAGGCCTCTTTAGCGAAAGAACTCTTGTCGCGAGGAATTTCATCAATCCAACAGCTTCCCCAGCCGGTCATCTACAAGGGCGAAGCATTGGAAGATGAAGGCTATCGAATCGATCTCTTGGTTGAAAACTCGGTCATCGTCGAGCTGAAGACGGTGGCACAGCTTCTCCCCATCCACGAATGCCAGCTACTCACCTACCTCCGGCTCTCAGGTAAGCACCTCGGCCTCCTGATCAATTTTCACGTCCCGCTGCTGAAAGACGGGATCAAACGCCTCGTCCACCAGTTCCCTTTCGAGTAA
- the metH gene encoding methionine synthase, whose amino-acid sequence MSTLPRVLRLSGSEAYNHTPDKNFLMIGERTNVAGSPKFAKLVREGKLDDALEIARQQVESGANVIDICFDDGLIDGKAMMARFLQLVQSEPAISKVPIMVDSSKWEIIEEGLKYLQGKGIVNSISLKEGEERFIQQAKHILRYGAATVVMAFDENGQAATYDEKIRICERAYRVLVDKVGFPPEDIIFDPNILTVATGIEEHNNYALDFINATRWIKQNLPHASISGGVSNISFSFRGNNVVREAMHSAFLYHATKAGMDMGIVNAGMLEVYDEIPKEMLEHVEDVLLNRRPDATERMLEFAERFKGQGGKKIEEDLSWREATVEKRLEYALLKGIDKFIDEDTEEARQKYGRPLKVIEGPLMDGMGVVGDLFGAGKMFLPQVVKSARVMKKSVAWLTPFMEEEKAEFLAGDIAEIMANDPSLSHDEAVLLAGRRRSAGRFLIATVKGDVHDIGKNIVGVVLACNGFEVTDMGVMVPCDKILAKAKEIGADVIGLSGLITPSLDEMIHVAKEMEKGGFKVPLLIGGATTSSTHTAVKIAQHYSGPVVHVLDASRSVPVTTSLLSPDQKESFVAENNERHRKAREAFTGGLKKETVGIVEARAMARHTDWSGYTPPVPEFTGTRAIPNQSLRELVDYIDWTPFFHAWELRGVWDREAGVLKTRNEEGAKEAAKLHIEALELLERVIAEKRFTARGVYGFFPANSDGDDIIVWKDDHRTTERTRFHTLRQQIKKESGKPNEALSDYVAPQGAGKDFIGGFVVGIHGADEWAAELEAAHDPYNAIMAKALADRLAEAFAELLHHRARVAWGYERPNEFGANELIKELYRGIRPAPGYPAQPDHTEKPILFDLLQASEPTGVTLTESCAMHPGAAVSGLYFSHPESHYFAISEIQKDQLEDYAHRKGMTVEEAEKWLGPWLGYA is encoded by the coding sequence ATGTCCACCCTGCCCCGAGTCCTCCGCCTGTCCGGCTCCGAAGCGTACAACCACACGCCGGACAAAAACTTCCTCATGATCGGCGAACGTACTAACGTCGCCGGTTCGCCGAAGTTCGCCAAGCTGGTGCGCGAAGGAAAACTCGACGACGCGCTTGAGATCGCCCGCCAACAGGTCGAGAGCGGTGCCAACGTCATCGACATTTGCTTCGACGACGGCCTCATCGACGGCAAGGCGATGATGGCGCGCTTCCTCCAGCTCGTTCAAAGCGAGCCCGCCATCTCGAAGGTGCCGATCATGGTCGACTCCTCGAAGTGGGAGATCATCGAGGAAGGCCTGAAATACCTCCAGGGCAAGGGCATCGTGAACTCCATCTCGCTGAAGGAAGGCGAGGAGCGATTCATCCAGCAGGCCAAGCACATCCTCCGCTACGGCGCGGCGACCGTCGTCATGGCCTTCGACGAAAACGGCCAGGCCGCGACCTACGACGAGAAGATCCGCATCTGCGAACGCGCCTACCGCGTGCTCGTGGACAAGGTCGGCTTCCCGCCCGAGGACATCATCTTCGACCCGAACATCCTGACCGTCGCCACCGGCATCGAGGAGCACAACAACTACGCTCTCGATTTCATCAACGCCACGCGCTGGATCAAACAGAACCTGCCCCACGCCAGCATCTCGGGCGGCGTCTCTAACATCTCCTTCTCCTTCCGCGGCAACAACGTGGTGCGCGAGGCCATGCACTCGGCCTTCCTCTACCACGCGACCAAGGCCGGCATGGACATGGGCATCGTCAACGCCGGCATGCTCGAAGTCTACGACGAGATCCCGAAAGAGATGCTCGAACACGTGGAAGACGTGCTGCTCAACCGCCGTCCCGACGCCACCGAGCGCATGCTGGAGTTCGCCGAACGCTTCAAGGGACAGGGCGGCAAGAAGATCGAGGAAGACCTTTCGTGGCGCGAAGCCACCGTCGAGAAGCGCCTCGAATACGCACTGCTCAAGGGCATCGACAAGTTCATCGACGAGGACACCGAGGAAGCGCGCCAGAAATACGGTCGCCCGCTCAAGGTGATCGAAGGCCCGCTCATGGATGGTATGGGCGTCGTCGGCGACCTCTTCGGCGCGGGCAAGATGTTCCTGCCGCAGGTCGTGAAAAGCGCCCGCGTCATGAAGAAGTCCGTCGCCTGGCTCACGCCTTTCATGGAGGAGGAGAAGGCTGAGTTTCTCGCCGGCGACATCGCCGAGATCATGGCGAACGATCCTTCCCTGAGCCACGACGAAGCAGTCCTCCTGGCCGGTCGCCGCCGCTCGGCCGGACGTTTCCTCATCGCCACTGTGAAGGGCGACGTCCACGACATCGGCAAGAACATCGTCGGCGTGGTGCTCGCGTGCAATGGCTTCGAAGTGACCGACATGGGCGTGATGGTCCCGTGCGACAAGATTCTCGCGAAGGCCAAGGAGATCGGCGCGGATGTCATCGGCCTTTCCGGACTCATCACCCCTTCCCTCGACGAGATGATTCACGTCGCGAAGGAAATGGAAAAAGGCGGCTTCAAGGTGCCACTGTTGATCGGCGGAGCCACCACCTCATCCACCCACACCGCAGTAAAGATCGCCCAGCATTACTCGGGCCCCGTCGTCCACGTCCTCGATGCCTCTCGCTCGGTGCCGGTGACCACGTCACTGCTTTCACCCGACCAGAAGGAAAGCTTCGTCGCCGAGAACAACGAGCGTCACCGCAAGGCTCGCGAAGCCTTCACCGGCGGACTGAAGAAAGAGACCGTCGGCATCGTCGAGGCCCGCGCAATGGCACGCCACACCGATTGGTCCGGCTACACGCCCCCGGTGCCGGAATTCACCGGCACACGCGCAATCCCCAATCAATCGCTGCGCGAACTGGTCGACTACATCGACTGGACGCCATTCTTCCACGCTTGGGAACTCCGCGGCGTATGGGACCGCGAGGCAGGCGTGCTCAAAACCCGCAACGAAGAAGGCGCCAAAGAAGCCGCCAAGCTTCACATCGAAGCGCTGGAACTCCTCGAGCGGGTCATTGCAGAAAAGCGATTCACCGCCCGCGGCGTGTATGGATTCTTCCCGGCGAACTCCGATGGCGACGACATCATCGTCTGGAAAGACGATCATCGCACCACCGAGCGCACCCGCTTCCACACCCTGCGCCAGCAGATCAAGAAGGAATCCGGCAAGCCGAACGAAGCACTGTCCGACTACGTCGCCCCGCAAGGCGCCGGCAAGGACTTCATCGGCGGCTTCGTCGTCGGCATCCACGGTGCCGACGAATGGGCCGCAGAACTGGAAGCCGCGCACGATCCCTACAATGCGATCATGGCCAAGGCGCTCGCCGACCGCTTGGCAGAAGCCTTCGCGGAACTCCTCCACCACCGCGCCCGCGTCGCGTGGGGCTATGAGCGCCCGAACGAATTCGGCGCGAACGAGCTCATCAAGGAACTCTACCGCGGCATCCGCCCGGCCCCCGGTTATCCAGCCCAGCCGGACCACACCGAGAAGCCGATCCTCTTCGATCTACTACAGGCATCGGAGCCAACCGGCGTCACGCTCACCGAGAGCTGTGCCATGCATCCCGGCGCGGCGGTCAGCGGCCTCTACTTCAGCCATCCAGAGAGCCACTACTTCGCCATTTCCGAGATCCAAAAAGATCAGCTCGAAGACTACGCCCACCGCAAAGGCATGACCGTCGAGGAAGCCGAAAAGTGGCTCGGCCCTTGGCTGGGCTACGCCTGA